A genomic window from Quercus lobata isolate SW786 chromosome 10, ValleyOak3.0 Primary Assembly, whole genome shotgun sequence includes:
- the LOC115965935 gene encoding 2-(3-amino-3-carboxypropyl)histidine synthase subunit 2-like isoform X2 yields MDLESNYEIAPTADFIYSRNFTRVALQFPDDLLKDSTRVVRALREQLRSLRKCSTENSGDNNKDVRLFVMADTTFGSCCVDEVGALHADAECVVHYGHTCLSPTTTLPAFFVFGKASISVSNCVERLSNYALTNGKRVVVLYGLEYAHSIKHIREALEEESRLSQSKSKSEIHFADVKCSVMNPSDDHNNSNGLVGPASDCADNSTCGTRPANSYSIGGLTWSIPDGQRMEDHLLFWIGSDNSAFANVVMTFNGCDIVRYDATENCLMTDVSQQKRILKRRYYLVEKAKDANIIGILVGTLGVAGYLHMIHQMKELITAAGKKAYTLVMGKPNPAKLANFPECDVFIFVSCAQTALLESKEYLSPVITPFEALLAFNRGSQWTGEYVMEFRDLINSCPVEVRNGSEARFSFFHGGYVEDFDLQENGGEDNEGTLALANATDKVLQLRDNPKSVIKGTAKSGPEFFAARSYQGLEMHHDNSSPEPFLIGRSGRASGYENEKSKQEEEL; encoded by the exons ATGGACTTGGAATCTAATTACGAAATTGCCCCCACTGCCGATTTCATCTACTCCCGCAACTTCACCAGAGTCGCTTTACAG TTTCCAGATGATTTATTGAAGGATTCCACGCGAGTGGTGAGAGCTCTGCGTGAACAACTTCGGTCGCTGAGAAAATGCAGTACTGAAAACAGTGGAGACAACAACAAAGATGTTAGATTATTTGTGATGGCAGACACAACATTTGGTAGTTGCTGCGTAGATGAGGTTGGAGCATTGCATGCCGATGCTGAGTGTGTTGTACATTATGGACATACGTGTCTCAGCCC GACAACAACACTTCCAGCAttctttgtttttggaaagGCTTCCATTAGTGTGTCCAATTGTGTTGAACGTCTTTCAAATTATGCTTTGACCAATGGCAAGCGTGTTGTG GTCCTTTATGGGCTGGAATATGCACATTCGATAAAGCATATTAGAGAAGCACTGGAAGAGGAATCAAGGTTATCTCAATCCAAATCTAAATCAGAAATCCATTTTGCTGATGTTAAGTGTTCTGTTATGAATCCATCTGATGATCATAACAACTCCAATGGGCTTGTGGGACCAGCTAGTGACTGTGCTGATAATAGCACTTGTGGGACAAGACCAGCTAATAGCTATAGTATTGGAGGCTTGACCTGGAGTATACCTGACGGACAAAGAATGGAGGACCACTTGCTATTTTGGATTGGTTCTGACAATTCAGCATTTGCAAATGTTGTGATGACATTTAATGGCTGTGATATAG TCAGATATGATGCAACAGAGAATTGTTTGATGACGGATGTATCTCAACAGAAAAGAATTCTCAAGCGCCG ATATTACCTGGTGGAAAAAGCAAAGGATGCCAATATCATTGGCATTTTGGTGGGAACTCTTGGTGTAG CTGGTTACCTACATATGATTCATCAGATGAAAGAGCTGATCACAGCTGCAGGGAAAAAGGCCTATACTCTTGTTATGGGAAAGCCAAACCCTGCTAAACTTGCCAACTTTCCTGAG TGTgatgttttcatttttgtctcCTGTGCCCAAACTGCTCTTCTGGAGAGCAAAGAATACTTATCTCCGGTTATTACTCCATTTGAAGCCTTGCTAGCTTTTAACAG AGGAAGTCAGTGGACAGGAGAATATGTAATGGAATTCCGGGATTTGATTAATTCATGTCCAGTGGAAGTGAGAAATGGGTCAGAAGCACGGTTTTCCTTTTTCCATGGTGGATATGTAGAAGATTTTGATCTGCAAG AGAATGGTGGGGAAGACAATGAGGGGACTCTTGCTTTAGCCAATGCAACAGATAAGGTTCTGCAATTGCGTGACAATCCAAAGTCTGTAATCAAAGGAACAGCTAAATCTGGACCGGAGTTTTTTGCAGCTCGATCTTATCAAGGTCTAGAAATGCATCATGATAATTCCTCGCCAGAACCATTTTTAATTGGGAGGAGTGGGAGGGCATCAGGATATGAAAATGAGAAAAGCAAACAAGAGGAGGAATTATGA
- the LOC115965935 gene encoding 2-(3-amino-3-carboxypropyl)histidine synthase subunit 2-like isoform X1, which produces MDLESNYEIAPTADFIYSRNFTRVALQFPDDLLKDSTRVVRALREQLRSLRKCSTENSGDNNKDVRLFVMADTTFGSCCVDEVGALHADAECVVHYGHTCLSPTTTLPAFFVFGKASISVSNCVERLSNYALTNGKRVVVLYGLEYAHSIKHIREALEEESRLSQSKSKSEIHFADVKCSVMNPSDDHNNSNGLVGPASDCADNSTCGTRPANSYSIGGLTWSIPDGQRMEDHLLFWIGSDNSAFANVVMTFNGCDIVRYDATENCLMTDVSQQKRILKRRYYLVEKAKDANIIGILVGTLGVAGYLHMIHQMKELITAAGKKAYTLVMGKPNPAKLANFPECDVFIFVSCAQTALLESKEYLSPVITPFEALLAFNRGSQWTGEYVMEFRDLINSCPVEVRNGSEARFSFFHGGYVEDFDLQEENGGEDNEGTLALANATDKVLQLRDNPKSVIKGTAKSGPEFFAARSYQGLEMHHDNSSPEPFLIGRSGRASGYENEKSKQEEEL; this is translated from the exons ATGGACTTGGAATCTAATTACGAAATTGCCCCCACTGCCGATTTCATCTACTCCCGCAACTTCACCAGAGTCGCTTTACAG TTTCCAGATGATTTATTGAAGGATTCCACGCGAGTGGTGAGAGCTCTGCGTGAACAACTTCGGTCGCTGAGAAAATGCAGTACTGAAAACAGTGGAGACAACAACAAAGATGTTAGATTATTTGTGATGGCAGACACAACATTTGGTAGTTGCTGCGTAGATGAGGTTGGAGCATTGCATGCCGATGCTGAGTGTGTTGTACATTATGGACATACGTGTCTCAGCCC GACAACAACACTTCCAGCAttctttgtttttggaaagGCTTCCATTAGTGTGTCCAATTGTGTTGAACGTCTTTCAAATTATGCTTTGACCAATGGCAAGCGTGTTGTG GTCCTTTATGGGCTGGAATATGCACATTCGATAAAGCATATTAGAGAAGCACTGGAAGAGGAATCAAGGTTATCTCAATCCAAATCTAAATCAGAAATCCATTTTGCTGATGTTAAGTGTTCTGTTATGAATCCATCTGATGATCATAACAACTCCAATGGGCTTGTGGGACCAGCTAGTGACTGTGCTGATAATAGCACTTGTGGGACAAGACCAGCTAATAGCTATAGTATTGGAGGCTTGACCTGGAGTATACCTGACGGACAAAGAATGGAGGACCACTTGCTATTTTGGATTGGTTCTGACAATTCAGCATTTGCAAATGTTGTGATGACATTTAATGGCTGTGATATAG TCAGATATGATGCAACAGAGAATTGTTTGATGACGGATGTATCTCAACAGAAAAGAATTCTCAAGCGCCG ATATTACCTGGTGGAAAAAGCAAAGGATGCCAATATCATTGGCATTTTGGTGGGAACTCTTGGTGTAG CTGGTTACCTACATATGATTCATCAGATGAAAGAGCTGATCACAGCTGCAGGGAAAAAGGCCTATACTCTTGTTATGGGAAAGCCAAACCCTGCTAAACTTGCCAACTTTCCTGAG TGTgatgttttcatttttgtctcCTGTGCCCAAACTGCTCTTCTGGAGAGCAAAGAATACTTATCTCCGGTTATTACTCCATTTGAAGCCTTGCTAGCTTTTAACAG AGGAAGTCAGTGGACAGGAGAATATGTAATGGAATTCCGGGATTTGATTAATTCATGTCCAGTGGAAGTGAGAAATGGGTCAGAAGCACGGTTTTCCTTTTTCCATGGTGGATATGTAGAAGATTTTGATCTGCAAG AAGAGAATGGTGGGGAAGACAATGAGGGGACTCTTGCTTTAGCCAATGCAACAGATAAGGTTCTGCAATTGCGTGACAATCCAAAGTCTGTAATCAAAGGAACAGCTAAATCTGGACCGGAGTTTTTTGCAGCTCGATCTTATCAAGGTCTAGAAATGCATCATGATAATTCCTCGCCAGAACCATTTTTAATTGGGAGGAGTGGGAGGGCATCAGGATATGAAAATGAGAAAAGCAAACAAGAGGAGGAATTATGA
- the LOC115962674 gene encoding uncharacterized protein LOC115962674, whose protein sequence is MSITQITAYQPKICVRHIPHSYHLPSNPCILPTLPKRVPRTSLSTNVNASRHQQCMPVSKYQQSMPVCLFGGKGKTGGENGGSPWNAFQNILGRFKGKSVEDVLRQQIEKKEFYDDGGKGKKPPSGGGGGNSGDGSGEDEGLGGIIDETVQVILATMGFIFMYVYIISGEEMARLAKDYIKYLFGGSQSARLKRAMYKWGRFYKKLTEKKVVDPFWLEKAIINTPTWWDSPEKYRRLYKSYVESNSDKQ, encoded by the exons ATGAGCATCACGCAGATTACTGCCTACCAGCCTAAAATATGTGTCAGACATATACCACATTCATATCACCTCCCTTCTAATCCATGTATTTTACCCACCCTTCCTAAGCGTGTCCCTAGGACTTCCTTGAGCACAAATGTAAATGCATCACGTCACCAACAATGTATGCCTGTCTCAAAGTACCAGCAAAGCATGCCTGTCTGCTTATTTGGTGGTAAAGGGAAAACGGGAGGTGAAAATGGG GGTTCTCCATGGAATGCTTTTCAGAATATTTTGGGAAGGTTTAAGGGAAAGTCTGTGGAAGATGTGTTACGGCAGCAGATTGAGAAGAAAGAATTCTATGATGATGGTGGCAAAGGCAAAAAACCTCCATCAGGTGGTGGGGGCGGTAATAGTGGGGATGGTTCTGGTGAGGATGAAGGCCTTGGTGGAATCATTGATGAAACTGTGCAAGTGATTTTGGCAACTATGGGCtttatttttatg TATGTTTACATAATCAGTGGTGAGGAGATGGCTCGGCTAGCAAAGGACTACATCAAGTATTTATTTGGAGGAAGTCAGAGCGCTCGTTTAAAGCGTGCCATGTACAAGTGGGGAAGGTTCTACAAGAAGCTGACCGAGAAAAAGGTAGTTGATCCGTTTTGGTTGGAAAAGGCAATTATCAACACCCCAACTTGGTGGGATAGCCCGGAAAAGTACCGACGTCTCTATAAGTCTTATGTAGAATCAAATTCTGATAAGCAATAA